Sequence from the Salvia hispanica cultivar TCC Black 2014 unplaced genomic scaffold, UniMelb_Shisp_WGS_1.0 HiC_scaffold_1477, whole genome shotgun sequence genome:
AAATCTAAGCAGTcaaggtgggctttactctcaaaaactctcttttattttgtcaaagatAATTATCGGAgctataagggtggtttaactgttatgccatgcctatgtttgcTTTATTGTGAgattgtgtgcctgatgcctagtttgtgagttcgctccattgggctatagggctatggatacgatatacgaattcgggtctgagtatgggccgcaaaccctaccaggctgtgtacacgaggggatcgggagccgtcctagctagtcggccggtctcgtgggcgaaaagcgtggccacgctttcgtcgcaccatggaaagattgtgatatgtggttgtggaatttgatgagaaaagtggggagttatttgattggccaatctatgaaaatattttgtgatactcgatgatattttatttgataaattgtaaaactcgagttcacttggtaagggtggcataacttataaaatgttttggcaacgagctcactgagtatttcaaaatactcagccctgcatgtgttttccttatgtgcaggttgaatgacgacgagcggtggcgggtgttgagcatgataattaattaagatggatgttatgaacttcaagcgtagttgtgtcttcatacatggctattctttctcttggtcgttttccgctgagtTTTGATGCACCTTAGAGTCCGTCGTTTTTGGATATTTACATCTTTCCTTCGATTTGAGGCCTTAGActttttcttgtgattttatcttaaatattaTGTCGTACTATTGAGAATTTGATCGTTATTTATGATacccctttctctttctcattcAAGCTTTTAGGCTAAGTTGTCGctttaaatactctgataGTTCTTTTAAATCTCTTggttaaaattctttaaatgaaaccctagccttgTTCATTTCTTCGAGTCCGTTGGGTAGCAGttgccgcatttattgtaccctaggagagCGGGCTGTTACACTTATATTCTTGAATTATTGTAAATGAATCAAAATACGAGCAACGTAATCCAATGGGTGTGATTGAGACATTGAGTGGCATAAAACTCGTCcttttttaatcaaatgttGAGGGATCGTTGTCTGTCTTTCAATATACCGTTGTTTCACCCTTCAAGTGGCCTACAAATCAGCACATGGGATGGTTATTGGACCCTTTGATCCGAGAATACCCTTGGTCTAATACCAACATATATGAGCAACGTAGATATcgtcaataaaaaaaactcattatGTGTAAAAGTAAacctttttttgttattagaGCATAATCGGTGATccttttatgttattttattttttagaagaaaaaaaaaacctcacATTACAATCGGTAAGGATTCAATGCctacaaacaaaattttttaaatttaaatttagaacATTGAGACAATGTATAAGAGATATTGTAATCTAAGTTGGTGTTTggtttcctagataaaatagtacaaAGACATAATCTACGATTAAATTATCACGTGATTATCCATTTAGGATTGAATAGTAAaattcaatcttatgaaccaaacacacacatatttaattttgatatataatcttgcaaaccaaTCTAACGACCTCTAAtagagttaattaatttattcaggTATGCGTATGTAATATTTACACCCgtcactaaattaaaataaaatctttgtcattcaattattataatagGGGAATTATATATCTGTACGGCTTAGTGTAATATCTAGATGAATATTTCattaccaaaattaaaattcccACCAACTCTAAAGTGAACCAATTAAGTTAGAAAACAGTATCACtggaataattattttcaagaaaagcTGTTCGACCTTTTTAAAGAATTGgcaacaaataatatttatattatttagaaaTCATTCTCAATTCCCCACCTGCAATATTATAATGAAGAATGTTGAAaggtttttaaattattgttttatacaGACAGTACTTTTTTTCCGGATATTTAATTGTATTGTTTATTATGGTGACTTCCCTTTAATGTTAGTCAATTTTATATGAAAGAATTAACTAAAAAGTATAGTTAGTAGAAAAATTACAagataaaaagagaaagaacATATCAGAATCCCTATCTCTCTATCGTCCAAGCCTTCACTCCATCAtcattctatttctcttcctACTTAAGTATTATGTTAAATAGTCGTGATACGGTCATGGAAGTcgtgcgtcaaggatttcaactaCAGCTGGATTCAACCAGAAACCGTCCTATCAAGATGATATCCGAAATCTATGAAACTACCACCatcgtcttcgtcttggaaacagcttcgcgtgggtatcttgcacatctcaatcggagtccgaatgagAGAGTTATGGCGGTTTTACAGAAGTCGAGCAGAACTGGCGAGGGAGTGCAGAGAGAACACCCGGGCAGGTGTTTTGCACCCTGCaattcacccgaccgggtgaatcACCCGAGACATAGTTTTTTAGGGCCTTTTTTCCACATTTTGGgcccttagtataaataccttttggtgtcattttcattctaGATTAAGATTGTGATTGAAGTTATCTCCCTAGTGggtttttcctctttgaggaatgtatccaattccttccttgaaggttgcttgtctcaatttcatagattgattcaagtagaggtatgcatcaatggggtgtatccattgagtagtggagcTAAGGGGTGATAGAGCTATTGAAAGTTGTCTAGGGTTGGTTCCATTCTTTTGGTCAAGGTCCTATGGTCAtaactcttttatctcatcattatacacatgctttccattcctaatcttccatcaattcttgtttagattcattttttgttggttggatcttttattatcttttgttttttgttgagaaattgaaaatagcatcacaaaaatagttagatcaaGCATCATCAATGGGTAAATctttgggaaatggatcataaaatacatggattCTTATCAAGTCGGTAAGACGTTTTTCCTCCAATTAATATACTTCTACGtctcagtttaagagtcacattttgccatttaagtccgtcccagtttaagagtcacatttagaatctAACATATTTGGATATAAAATTTAACCTCattgttgatgaaatttacactcaaatgccattactttcataaaaataaacaaaacaaaatcctaaacacacaaaaagtcaaaagggtctcactttccactatctcacttcaattattacacactccaatAATCACTATCTCACTAAATCTTACTTAATCTTACTttttaaagtgggacggataGAGTATTAAAAGTCCAAGTCATCATGACTACATGGTCATTAAACGGAACCATTATTGAAttgattataaaaaagaaaaaaattactagctagaaaagtataaattttaaatttgtgacTGGAATCTTTATATATCCAAAATGAGTGCTTCAGTAAagaatttcttcaattaaaattcataagaGTATATGATGGACCAAGTCCAGTGTTTTACATAATAATGTGTTGAGTGTACTGTCTAAAGTCATAGTAGCATTTGAAAATGAACACGGGTAAATttgatatatcatttttatagaatacttgttttggaaataatattaattttttaccaataaaatatttattaaatagagaaaatgtAATCGGTGCCATGCATGGAAgatatatccaaaataataatgtaatggACGCTTAAAAACCTAATGAGTTTAATAAATCagttactattattttaaaaatcacccatacaaaattccatgtataatttattacatccATACTAgcatttacttaatttttaactATAGTTTAGAACTTCCTCGGTCCCACCTCAAGTAATTAATAGTAGACTAATGTATTTTTAGCAAGAGATTTAAAGAAATGATATTTCAAACTAATTAACATGGTTTTGGAAGGCCTTctactattatattaaatgcAAATTTCACAGTAATGGCAACATGAGATATATATTAGCGAAAAGAAGGAATAACATGCTCAGATTTCACAATGAAATTGTTTTAGTTAGTAGTATCTCATATTTCACCTTCAATATTAAGAGCACGACCTACAATCTTCAATATTAAGCACACGACCTACatagttttgtaataaaaaggaaattaataaattatatcataGGCACAATAAGGAGAGAGTAAGGATTTATCAACTTTTTCCCTACTTTACAAATTGTAGAAATTATTAGAAATGGTTGACccacacattttttaaattccaaccgaacattttttttctgcatCCGCTACTGCTTACAGCCACAATCCTCCGGCTTGCTTGAGCAATGGCTTGAGCTCCTCCCTGATGAGCGTGGCAATAACCCGCTCGATCCCACCAAACCACCGGCCCCCAACGAACACGGCCGGCAACTGCATCAGCACCCCGCCACCCGACTCCCCCAAATGACGAGCCAGCTCATCGACGTGCCTCTCCTCCACCTCGCACACGTCCGGATTGGCGCCGACAGACTGGAGCAGGCGCCTCACAACGAAGCTCATGCAGCAGCCTCGTCGTGCCACCACTACCACGGGGCTCTCCTCCACCATGCTCTTGCACTCGGCCGctccggcggcggaggaggagagcTGCCGTTGCATATTCTTGAATTCTTGACCTATTGACATGTTGGATGCAAATTGAGTTGCATGCGTCATTGGTTATAAATAATTGGGTAAATGCTCCTATGTCCTAGCTATTAAATTCTATGTACTTGTTGTTGTGGCATATTTTATATCTACTCgtttaaatatattgattttacaaCACATCAATTTTGGATCCACGTATACATAAGTAAAAGGGCTGAAACTTTATAGcaccaaagaaaaaaatttaacctAATAAACCAAGTAATTAATGTTATGCTTGTGAAATAAATATGGAAGTTGAGGTTGAGaagaaaatcatttttttaatctaattagTGGACCAGGTAATTAATGTAGTTgtaaattgatggaaaaaataaaatacgaagttttgtcacattttgatttattgcaattttgaaaattaaatagaaaaaccATAAAGTTTAGATTTATTCacaatggagtattatatggtgatttttttatgaaattgtaTCATATGACAGCTGAAAAATCATATGTAAATGTCACCACCGattaattaaacaatgttGTTTATTCATAAAGAAAACGACATTATTTGGTTGAAAATAGGAACAATATATTACACATGGACTATCAGGATATTCGAGAATAAATCTAAACATCATGGTTTTTTTAtctgattttcaaaattgtaagATCGATCAGGATTTGACATATTTTTACAATGTTTCTGTTTTGACAAAACACACTTTTAGGTCCTTATGCTTTTATCATAACTTTCATAAAAtccttgtacaattttttcgttttaatatgTCTTTACACTTTTATCACAATTTTCAATGGAtcttgtacaattttttcatgttCGAAGAGAGTCCCTTTACTTTTATCTTGGATAACATATAATCCATATAAAATGAGATTTAAGGAACATTTTAActttccattatttaacttaaCCTAgtctaaaaagaaatatttttaactaaaaaatttcactaagttggagaaaatataaaatctataaCCTTTGTGATTGATCGAAGCATTTAGAGAAGAACatgcaaattttcaattgacgatttttattttaaaaaatatatatagcatGCTTGCATTAATTTATACTGAAGTATAAGTTTGACTGAATATTAATAATCATAGgctaagttaaataatggaaaattaaaaagttctTTAAGTTTTAGTAAAAAGAGATGGTATGTTATccaagataaaagtaaaaggaacctactaaaatgataaattgtACCGATTCaatgaaaattatgataaaaatataatgaccTAAATAAATTTACGAAGACTTCATAaaagttatgataaaaatataggGACCTATactaagtaaaaaaaaaaaattgtacgaagaactattaaaaattagaataaaagtATAAGTACGTGTTTgctattttcttaatttacccttaatattcaattgatgaAGTGGAATACGTATAACTTTTTAAGGAATAAGATGGATAATATTTAATGATGTGGTAACGTATACACGCTTTAATTCATTTGCCACGTAGTCGTAGTCGTTGGCATACgcattaaattattagtaatattatttttgtttaattttgaatcGTAGTAAGTTGTATTTCCTTCATTCGTTATTAAGAATCTCATTTCTTAGCTATAcgaatttaaagaaatatgaagaaaatgtgtggaaaaaagttagtgaaatatagtTCCCACCTACGTATATTTGAATTGGAAAAAGTTATTGCTTTTTCTAAAGTTAATAAGCAAATACTGTGTGACAATGAGAATGGACCAccttaatgaaatgaatggactatgttcaaattttattattaaatttatttttaacgtctttaaattaattaggcCTTTTATTGTTGTATtcaaacatttaatttaaagtaacaactagaattttcatttgacgtttcttttcattttgacatttctttttttaatttggtagCTATGATAATTATTTCAGTTGTAAATACCATCGAACCAACGCAAGACTTTTTGCTTCTTTCCAATTAATCTTCGTTCCTACCTTTTTGTTACTTTGTTATATAGAATACGTTTTAATTGAAAACTTATCGTTTGtcttcaataatttattacctTTATCGTTTGTTTTAAATTCTAGAACTAG
This genomic interval carries:
- the LOC125198448 gene encoding glutaredoxin-C9-like, which gives rise to MTHATQFASNMSIGQEFKNMQRQLSSSAAGAAECKSMVEESPVVVVARRGCCMSFVVRRLLQSVGANPDVCEVEERHVDELARHLGESGGGVLMQLPAVFVGGRWFGGIERVIATLIREELKPLLKQAGGLWL